The Microbacterium limosum sequence CTTCTGGCCGATGCCGGTGCCGTGCCACGCGTCGAGCAGGTAGATGAAGTAGAGCTCCCGCGGGCGCGGGGCGTCCTCGTCGCGGGCGGGGCCCGCGCCGGCGAACCCGACGATCTCGCCGCCGACGAGGGCGGCGTGCTGCACGTAGTCCGGGCCCTGGTTCATCCAGTGGGTCCAGAGCTCGGCCATGCGGCGGGCCGAGACGCTCTCGAGCGCCGCCCTGCTCACGAGGTGGTCGTAGGTCTCGTGCCAGCAGGTGGCATGCACGCGACCGAGGGCTTCGGCGTCCACATCGCGGACGGGGCGGACGACGACGTCGGTGGAGAGCTCGGCTTCCATGGCCAGACTCTACGACAGGCCGCGGAAGGGGGGAAATCGATCCCCCCGGCATCCCGGGCGGGCACGGTTCTTTGTCGGAGACGGACAACCGAATGCGTGCTCGGGGGGATCCTCACTACCATCGCCCCTCGTGAACGTGATCTGGCGCACCCTGCTCGTGATCCTCGCCGCCCGCCGCGCGCTGCGTCGCGAGGGCCCGGTCGACCCCGCGGCGATCGGGCGCCTCCGGGTCACGACGCTGCCCACCGACATCGACGTGCTG is a genomic window containing:
- a CDS encoding GNAT family N-acetyltransferase; amino-acid sequence: MEAELSTDVVVRPVRDVDAEALGRVHATCWHETYDHLVSRAALESVSARRMAELWTHWMNQGPDYVQHAALVGGEIVGFAGAGPARDEDAPRPRELYFIYLLDAWHGTGIGQKLFDAVVPEGEGVYLWVAEDNPRAHRFYARNGFTADGARHDEPFLGETITEVRLVR